The Danio aesculapii chromosome 7, fDanAes4.1, whole genome shotgun sequence DNA window CATGTTCAAACATTTTGTGTGTGATTGTGATCATACTTCTGGGTCTACAGTTGCATAATCACCAACAAAAAGACTTATAGTCGCAAATCATTATCTGTCTGTCAGTATGTGTTTGTAACAATGATTCTTGTTCATTAAGATGGGATTTCCTATATTGTGCTTGATCAATCAATGGTAAGATCTTTCACACATTATTTTTGCATGCTATTGCTACAACTTAATGTTAAGTATGAGTGTGCTTTATTCCAAAAAAACTTTGAcagataaaatgtaaatgtataatgcCTATgaaattttttataatcaaattttttaacagttgaagtcagaattattatcccccgtttttttttttttttttttttccttacttTTTGCTTaggagagagatttttttcaacacatttctaaacataacagttttaataactcatctctaatgactgatttattatatttttgccatgaagacagtaaataatatttgactagatatttttcaaaacacttctatacagcctaaagtgacatttaaaggctaacctaggttaattaagttaactaggcacgttagagtaattaggcaagtcattgtataacgatggtttgttctgtacattattgaacaaaaatttatagcttaaaggggctaataattttgaccttaaaatggttgttaaaaaatgtaaaactgcttttattctagctgaaataaaacaaataagaccttctccagaagaaaaaatattatcagacatactgtgaaaatttccttgctctgttaaacataatttgggaaatatttaaaaaaagaaaaaaattcaaacaggctaataattctgactttaactgtatatttattatgaacattttattaaatttatcatAGTTTTGTTTCAGGCTGACGCCACTACTACAGTCAGTTACACAATGCACCACAAGCGTACCACAAGGTACCAAAAATAAAACTGCCTGATAAGCGAGACATGAGAAGTTTGACGTTCACCTCATCATTCTGAGATTGAAAGTttgttctgtgtttgttttgaatatttttgttttgaaggCCAATTTAAATAGTAGACAACAACAGACACTTTATTGTGTTTTGTCAGATCAGTGCGTTACCCCTCTAAATGTCATTTTTAGTCATAAAATGTCATCGTTTCTATCTTGGTGCTAAAATTCTAAATCTGTATACTTTACAGTTCACGTTAAGGCCTAGTTTATATCAAGTGTCAGAGAGCAGAGAATTTCTTAATCATTGTGTGCAGATCTGTCTGCAGTTCATACATAAGGTTTTCTTTTCTTGTACTTTAGTACTGGGGGAAAGTTGAGGTTTCACATGTTAGAGTATGCAGTTAGAGGTGTGAAAACTGAGACAAAGTTGATTCTCTAAACTGTGACTTTATAAGTGtgacattttcattgaaaaacaaAGGAGATTTTAATCCAAATTAAACATTTCTTTAGCATATGATATTACTGCTAAAACAAACGTGTCTGGGTTTGCTATTTTCAGAAAATCTGTTTAGAAGAAAACTGTTCACATTGTACAAATAAACTATGTTTATTAGAATTTGTCTACTTCTGACTATGtctcattttctttattttcaaaatctTATGTTCAGATAATGTTATCTGATGTTCAGATAATGTAAAAGTAGTTCAAGCTGGCTGGGATGTGAACGAAACTATTACTACGTAACTCTCATTCCCCAACGGGGTGGGGAGTGTAAATGTTATGTGGAAAACTTGCCCTATGGGATTTCGCCAGAAAGCCATTCATCTGAAGCCAATCATCATCATAaataaaatgggccaatgaaatgccaatgaattgGTAGCACCAGCGCATGCAGCTGGCAGCAATCACAATCCATTGAGAATAATAATGACAGCAAAGCATCTCAAAGCAACTTTTCTAGCTGAAGAAGCCAAACTACAGCTGTCAGCTAAGATGCAATCCCTGTGGCAAAGGAACATAGTATTTCCGTTCCCCCTCTCGGGGAACGACGGTTACATACTGTAGTAACCGTTTCGTTCCCCAGCAGcaggaggggaacttcaatgctgagcaaaacttccactatggggaaacgAATGAAAAACACCACAGTGATTAAACCTTACCACGTCACTGGTGAGAGGTTTGCTAAGCTCCAGCATGAGTGCACCATCATCACCAGAGACACAGCCCTTCAATGTGTCCCCTGGCTCTAACTTACCTTACTTACCTGTGAAGCGCTTAAAGGCTTACTTATATTTTTGTGGGAGTCATAAAAAAATACACCTAGTTAAGTTTTAACTAGCATTTAACTAGGATAGCTTCACACAGACCTGGCATGTCTGGGGTCCTTCTCAGAGAGAAGCACACCATACTGCGAATAAACTCCACTTCAGGACATAGGCATGCATCGTAGAGGGTGCTGTAGCCTGAGAAACGGTGTTGACCGCCAAACTGGTAAGTCACCCAAGTCCATCTATGGACCACACccgaggttccagagatctgggcgtagGTGCCAGATGGTGCCTGTCCCAGAGATGGTGCTTCCTCAAAGGGATTTGCCAGAGAGAGGCCATCACAAGGAGAGAGGGTTCTGATATGCAGGTCCGGTTAAGCCAGAGAGGTGCAATAAACAGACCTGCTCCTTGTCCTCCCTGATGTTACACACACTTTCTGTGCAAGTAGGCTCACTGAAGAAAATGTGTATTTGCGCATATCCTGGGGCCAGCTATGTTAGCCAGTGTGCCCACAGCGCACCCATACTAGCTTGAGAGCCCGGAGTAGAGCCTCCATTCTGCCAGGCATGGAAACTGCCATGAGAGCGCATCATCTACACGGTTGAGCACTAGAGGAGCAGACTGCGAGCGAGCTTAGACATGCGGCGAGAGTGGATGCCCCTCATGCAGTTGATATACGCCACCGTCGCCATGCTGTTCCTCCTGATTAGCACGTGTCTATcactggtaaaaataaaaataaaaaaacatcgcAGCGCAAGATACACTGCCACCAGCTCCAGGCAATTGATTTGCCAATGCTATTGGGTTCCTTTCCATGGACCCACAGCTGTATGGCCACAACGCACGGCCCTCAGCGCATCCTGAAAGCATCTGTTGGAAAGACGGCATGCCTGGACACTTGTTCTAGAGACACACTGGCCTATAGAAATGCAGGACCCGTCCAAGAGCTGAGGGTGACATTCAGTGGAGTGACAGCTACCCGGTGCATCTCTCATACCTCACACCTATATACAGCCACATAAAAATCACAGCTgggattaaattatatatttattcgtaattagtttttctgtaagtgatgattacattttcattttgagtaaactatcttTTCAAAGTTAGGGTGCCAGTTTGCTTGTTAACATGCAAGACACACTGTTACAGTACATCCAGAAGACATACTAATCTCCCACAACTTTCACTTTACTATCCCATTAGGCCACAGGAGATAATTTGTGAACAAAGAGAAGGGACACAACTGACACTGGTAGGACGTGtgatactaacaacataccagaGGCAGTATATGATTTTCATTTAAACTACCATATTACTTCAtactctataaaaaaaaaaattcaaggtcATCAAAAACTCAGTATCTGTATCTAAGTATCTGACATAAGACAAACTAACTTCAACTAGATTactatatacataaacatttaatttagaaGACTAAAAAGCTGTAAGAAGTGTGAAAAAAACTGATGGCCCTCAGAATATTTTCTGCTATGACTATACAAGCctattaaatatcaaaataatgacacaagtctctgcttttaaagaaaaaacaaacattttattttatcttgatgCGTTCTTGTTTTAACACTTGAATGCAAATGGGGTTAActaaaaacacaaagaaaacagacagatagatacataTGAAACTTCATGCTCAGCCAtcaacaaatatccttatttaagCTCTAAACATTCGTATCTTGCAAACTTATCATCAAAGACAGGAACTTTAAGGCTCTTGAGAGCATTTCTATTGGTTATATTCAACTTATTTCCTGCTTTTTTTTCTAGTAAACAACATTGTACTTTGAAAAACTGAAACAACATTTTGTAAAGGTTTGAGAGTGGACAGTTTAAGCTGCAATGTTTACGTCATGTCTTAATATATGAGAGAGGGAGTAATGGAAAGATCTTTGtgttagaatgttttttttttgtcattctgATGTGGCACGTGGTGTGATAAAAGCATAAAAGTTAAGGTAAAACTGCATAAGAGTGTCAGTTGACTGAAGCAGAAGCTGTTGAACACATGGTAAGGAAGGACACAATCATCTACCTTGTTTAGCAGGTGTAAATGGATTGATAGCTTGATCATTTGTTCTCTATTTTTGTAGGCGAAATCAAGGGATAGTTTTGGAAGACGACTGATAACGAGATATTACTTCATTTTGTTGCTTTCCTCAATTATATGTAACTATCTAAATGTCTTATAAAATATCAATCCAATTTACACTCTATAACACGTTCAACTCTTTTGTGCTTTATTTTGCAGTCTGCTCTACTGATTTTGATGTTATTCAGGAAGATAATGTAAAAATAGTTGAAGCTGACTCGGATGTAAACTTTACCTGCACATTCCCATGGCTTGTACAATCAACAAAAACATGGATTAAACAGACGAATAATGGAAAATCCCTACAAATTGTGTCTTTATATGAACGTCAAAAGCCAAGCTGGAATCACAACTTAGAGAAAACAAATCGTTTTAATGTTGCCAAAGGAGAACTTTATTTTAATCTGACCATTTTCAAGACGAAGCCTTCAGACTCTGCAACATATTACTGTGTAGTTTCATCATATCAGGGTACTGGAATGGGTTCAGGAACTCGATTACTTGTCAGAGGTAAGTTACGTCTATTATTTTCGCTCTCTTTGCTTTGTGGTAGCTATTTTAATCCTGACCATTTCTGTGCTTGTGAAGACGCAGTCGCAGACAGAAACACAACTCTTCATCAGTCTTTGATAGACACTGTTGATCCAGGAGATTCAGTGAATTTGCAGTGCAGCATCTTCACTGAGAGCTGTGCAGGAGATCACAGCGTCTACTGGTTCAAACAAAGCTCAGGAGACTCTGAAGGAGTGCTTTACACCAAAGGAGAGAGAAATGGCCGCTGTAAGAACAACACTGAGTCTCAAACACAGAGCTGTGTCTACAGTCTCCACAagaacaacatcagtcactctgATACTGGCATTTACTACTGTGCTGTGGCCGCATGTGGAGAAATACTGTTTGGAAGAGGAACTCAACTGAATATTAGAGGTAAGATGAAggtgaaacaaatatttgtgaaAAAACATTTGATTCATACACTATTACATGATATAGAACTGacctaacaaatgtaaaaaaagttattatattcaatatattatattcaataaattatattcaaaCGGAACGGCAAGGAATATGCAGACATATAGAtgaataatagaataaataaacagaataaatgtgAAAATGCTATAAAAACTTGCATTCATAGTTGATCATGTGATACTAAACTCATCATGTaaaaacgtttagaaatgaaaattaatttcaATTTTCTTACAGAAAGTGATTTTAATCCTGCTCTTCTTGCTTTGGGAATTTCAAATATCCTATTTTTGGCCCTTGTTGTTTTTCTGGGAATCAAACTTTGTAGAAGTCAGATTAAAAGTAAGACTTTATGAATACAATTAATTACCTAATTTAATAATGTAGAGCAATTGTAAGATTTAAAATAACACTTGAGTGCTATTTGTAATAACTAGACTGTTTCTTGATTTTCTTAAGCATCTGCTGCTCAAACAACTCAGGTAAGTACTTCACTGTGTTGNNNNNNNNNNNNNNNNNNNNNNNNNNNNNNNNNNNNNNNNNNNNNNNNNNNNNNNNNNNNNNNNNNNNNNNNNNNNNNNNNNNNNNNNNNNNNNNNNNNNNNNNNNNNNNNNNNNNNNNNNNNNNNNNNNNNNNNNNNNNNNNNNNNNNNNNNNNNNNNNNNNNNNNNNNNNNNNNNNNNNNNNNNNNNNNNNNNNNNNNNNNNNNNNNNNNNNNNNNNNNNNNNNNNNNNNNNNNNNNNNNNNNNNNNNNNNNNNNNNNNNNNNNNNNNNNNNNNNNNNNNNNNNNNNNNNNNNNNNNNNNNNNNNNNNNNNNNNNNNNNNNNNNNNNNNNNNNNNNNNNNNNNNNNNNNNNNNNNNNNNNNNNNNNNNNNNNNNNNNNNNNNNNNNNNNNNNNNNNNNNNNNNNNNNNNNNNNNNNNNNNNNNNNNNNNNNNNNNNNNNNNNNNNNNNNNNNNNNNNNNNNNNNNNNNNNNNNNNNNNNNNNNNNNNNNNNNNNNNNNNNNNNNNNNNNNNNNNNNNNNNNNNNNNNNNNNNNNNNNNNNNNNNNNNNNNNNNNNNNNNNNNNNNNNNNNNNNNNNNNNNNNNNNNNNNNNNNNNNNNNNNNNNNNNNNNNNNNNNNNNNNNNNNNNNNNNNNNNNNNNNNNNNNNNNNNNNNNNNNNNNNNNNNNNNNNNNNNNNNNNNNNNNNNNNNNNNNNNNNNNNNNNNNNNNNNNNNNNNNNNNNNNNNNNNNNNNNNNNNNNNNNNNNNNNNNNNNNNNNNNNNNNNNNNNNNNNNNNNNNNNNNNNNNNNNNNNNNNNNNNNNNNNNNNNNNNNNNNNNNNNNNNNNNNNNNNNNNNNNNNNNNNNNNNNNNNNNNNNNNNNNNNNNNNNNNNNNNNNNNNNNNNNNNNNNNNNNNNNNNNNNNNNNNNNNNNNNNNNNNNNNNNNNNNNNNNNNNNNNNNNNNNNNNNNNNNNNNNNNNNNNNNNNNNNNNNNNNNNNNNNNNNNNNNNNNNNNNNNNNNNNNNNNNNNNNNNNNNNNNNNNNNNNNNNNNNNNNNNNNNNNNNNNNNNNNNNNNNNNNNNNNNNNNNNNNNNNNNNNNNNNNNNNNNNNNNNNNNNNNNNNNNNNNNNNNNNNNNNNNNNNNNNNNNNNNNNNNNNNNNNNNNNNNNNNNNNNNNNNNNNNNNNNNNNNNNNNNNNNNNNNNNNNNNNNNNNNNNNNNNNNNNNNNNNNNNNNNNNNNNNNNNNNNNNNNNNNNNNNNNNNNNNNNNNNNNNNNNNNNNNNNNNNNNNNNNNNNNNNNNNNNNNNNNNNNNNNNNNNNNNNNNNNNNNNNNNNNNNNNNNNNNNNNNNNNNNNNNNNNNNNNNNNNNNNNNNNNNNNNNNNNNNNNNNNNNNNNNNNNNNNNNNNNNNNNNNNNNNNNNNNNNNNNNNNNNNNNNNNNNNNNNNNNNNNNNNNNNNNNNNNNNNNNNNNNNNNNNNNNNNNNNNNNNNNNNNNNNNNNNNNNNNNNNNNNNNNNNNNNNNNNNNNNNNNNNNNNNNNNNNNNNNNNNNNNNNNNNNNNNNNNNNNNNNNNNNNNNNNNNNNNNNNNNNNNNNNNNNNNNNNNNNNNNNNNNNNNNNNNNNNNNNNNNNNNNNNNNNNNNNNNNNNNNNNNNNNNNNNNNNNNNNNNNNNNNNNNNNNNNNNNNNNNNNNNNNNNNNNNNNNNNNNNNNNNNNNNNNNNNNNNNNNNNNNNNNNNNNNNNNNNNNNNNNNNNNNNNNNNNNNNNNNNNNNNNNNNNNNNNNNNNNNNNNNNNNNNNNNNNNNNNNNNNNNNNNNNNNNNNNNNNNNNNNNNNNNNNNNNNNNNNNNNNNNNNNNNNNNNNNNNNNNNNNNNNNNNNNNNNNNNNNNNNNNNNNNNNNNNNNNNNNNNNNNNNNNNNNNNNNNNNNNNNNNNNNNNNNNNNNNNNNNNNNNNNNNNNNNNNNNNNNNNNNNNNNNNNNNNNNNNNNNNNNNNNNNNNNNNNNNNNNNNNNNNNNNNNNNNNNNNNNNNNNNNNNNNNNNNNNNNNNNNNNNNNNNNNNNNNNNNNNNNNNNNNNNNNNNNNNNNNNNNNNNNNNNNNNNNNNNNNNNNNNNNNNNNNNNNNNNNNNNNNNNNNNNNNNNNNNNNNNNNNNNNNNNNNNNNNNNNNNNNNNNNNNNNNNNNNNNNNNNNNNNNNNNNNNNNNNNNNNNNNNNNNNNNNNNNNNNNNNNNNNNNNNNNNNNNNNNNNNNNNNNNNNNNNNNNNNNNNNNNNNNNNNNNNNNNNNNNNNNNNNNNNNNNNNNNNNNNNNNNNNNNNNNNNNNNNNNNNNNNNNNNNNNNNNNNNNNNNNNNNNNNNNNNNNNNNNNNNNNNNNNNNNNNNNNNNNNNNNNNNNNNNNNNNNNNNNNNNNNNNNNNNNNNNNNNNNNNNNNNNNNNNNNNNNNNNNNNNNNNNNNNNNNNNNNNNNNNNNNNNNNNNNNNNNNNNNNNNNNNNNNNNNNNNNNNNNNNNNNNNNNNNNNNNNNNNNNNNNNNNNNNNNNNNNNNNNNNNNNNNNNNNNNNNNNNNNNNNNNNNNNNNNNNNNNNNNNNNNNNNNNNNNNNNNNNNNNNNNNNNNNNNNNNNNNNNNNNNNNNNNNNNNNNNNNNNNNNNNNNNNNNNNNNNNNNNNNNNNNNNNNNNNNNNNNNNNNNNNNNNNNNNNNNNNNNNNNNNNNNNNNNNNNNNNNNNNNNNNNNNNNNNNNNNNNNNNNNNNNNNNNNNNNNNNNNNNNNNNNNNNNNNNNNNNNNNNNNNNNNNNNNNNNNNNNNNNNNNNNNNNNNNNNNNNNNNNNNNNNNNNNNNNNNNNNNNNNNNNNNNNNNNNNNNNNNNNNNNNNNNNNNNNNNNNNNNNNNNNNNNNNNNNNNNNNNNNNNNNNNNNNNNNNNNNNNNNNNNNNNNNNNNNNNNNNNNNNNNNNNNNNNNNNNNNNNNNNNNNNNNNNNNNNNNNNNNNNNNNNNNNNNNNNNNNNNNNNNNNNNNNNNNNNNNNNNNNNNNNNNNNNNNNNNNNNNNNNNNNNNNNNNNNNNNNNNNNNNNNNNNNNNNNNNNNNNNNNNNNNNNNNNNNNNNNNNNNNNNNNNNNNNNNNNNNNNNNNNNNNNNNNNNNNNNNNNNNNNNNNNNNNNNNNNNNNNNNNNNNNNNNNNNNNNNNNNNNNNNNNNNNNNNNNNNNNNNNNNNNNNNNNNNNNNNNNNNNNNNNNNNNNNNNNNNNNNNNNNNNNNNNNNNNNNNNNNNNNNNNNNNNNNNNNNNNNNNNNNNNNNNNNNNNNNNNNNNNNNNNNNNNNNNNNNNNNNNNNNNNNNNNNNNNNNNNNNNNNNNNNNNNNNNNNNNNNNNNNNNNNNNNNNNNNNNNNNNNNNNNNNNNNNNNNNNNNNNNNNNNNNNNNNNNNNNNNNNNNNNNNNNNNNNNNNNNNNNNNNNNNNNNNNNNNNNNNNNNNNNNNNNNNNNNNNNNNNNNNNNNNNNNNNNNNNNNNNNNNNNNNNNNNNNNNNNNNNNNNNNNNNNNNNNNNNNNNNNNNNNNNNNNNNNNNNNNNNNNNNNNNNNNNNNNNNNNNNNNNNNNNNNNNNNNNNNNNNNNNNNNNNNNNNNNNNNNNNNNNNNNNNNNNNNNNNNNNNNNNNNNNNNNNNNNNNNNNNNNNNNNNNNNNNNNNNNNNNNNNNNNNNNNNNNNNNNNNNNNNNNNNNNNNNNNNNNNNNNNNNNNNNNNNNNNNNNNNNNNNNNNNNNNNNNNNNNNNNNNNNNNNNNNNNNNNNNNNNNNNNNNNNNNNNNNNNNNNNNNNNNNNNNNNNNNNNNNNNNNNNNNNNNNNNNNNNNNNNNNNNNNNNNNNNNNNNNNNNNNNNNNNNNNNNNNNNNNNNNNNNNNNNNNNNNNNNNNNNNNNNNNNNNNNNNNNNNNNNNNNNNNNNNNNNNNNNNNNNNNNNNNNNNNNNNNNNNNNNNNNNNNNNNNNNNNNNNNNNN harbors:
- the LOC130232650 gene encoding uncharacterized protein LOC130232650; the protein is MRREWMPLMQLIYATVAMLFLLISTCMATTHGPQRILKASVGKTACLDTCSRDTLAYRNAGPVQELRAKSRDSFGRRLITRYYFILLLSSIIFCSTDFDVIQEDNVKIVEADSDVNFTCTFPWLVQSTKTWIKQTNNGKSLQIVSLYERQKPSWNHNLEKTNRFNVAKGELYFNLTIFKTKPSDSATYYCVVSSYQGTGMGSGTRLLVRDAVADRNTTLHQSLIDTVDPGDSVNLQCSIFTESCAGDHSVYWFKQSSGDSEGVLYTKGERNGRCKNNTESQTQSCVYSLHKNNISHSDTGIYYCAVAACGEILFGRGTQLNIRESDFNPALLALGISNILFLALVVFLGIKLCRSQIKTSAAQTTQMTGMAEMGLKFLRSDEFSEAFLSKGVTVTGEKLVKTDTGRWQFKGSTETPDGLICDLKIVIVTEVVQEALT